A stretch of Pseudomonas sp. CCC3.1 DNA encodes these proteins:
- a CDS encoding P-loop NTPase: MNSIKPPQVIVIASGKGGTGKSTLSINLSMALTELGKRVTLLDANLELPSIATLLNISPTYTLTDLIEGRCSIHEVIHCGPRGINFILGSTLPKPITNLGPAHHFGIVNAFNAIAEEMDILIVDTAPGINKSVFNFIRASQDILLVTRSEPTAIASTNALLNALHLDYNLQNFKILVNMTSNRYEGRAVFEKLLKMNMHMTDLFLNYAGYVLESTSARSAAIKGQALFSLYPKSEFAQDIRRLALTINRWPIRNTPTGDIEFFVESLIRNT, from the coding sequence ATGAATTCAATAAAACCCCCTCAGGTAATAGTTATCGCCAGCGGCAAAGGGGGGACAGGAAAAAGCACATTATCAATCAACCTTTCAATGGCGTTAACAGAGCTTGGAAAAAGAGTCACCCTCTTAGATGCCAACCTGGAGCTTCCCAGCATTGCAACGCTTTTAAATATCTCACCCACTTACACACTAACTGATCTAATTGAAGGCCGTTGTTCAATACATGAAGTTATTCATTGCGGACCGCGGGGCATCAATTTTATTCTCGGTAGCACGCTACCAAAACCGATAACAAACCTTGGGCCCGCTCATCACTTCGGCATCGTCAACGCCTTTAATGCTATTGCAGAAGAGATGGACATTCTTATTGTTGACACCGCGCCAGGCATTAACAAATCAGTCTTCAACTTTATCAGAGCATCGCAAGACATCTTACTGGTCACCCGTAGCGAACCCACGGCCATCGCCAGTACCAACGCACTTCTAAATGCACTGCACCTGGACTACAACCTGCAAAATTTCAAAATACTCGTCAATATGACGTCAAACAGATACGAAGGCAGGGCCGTCTTCGAAAAACTGTTAAAAATGAACATGCACATGACTGATTTATTTTTAAACTATGCAGGCTACGTACTTGAAAGCACATCAGCGCGCAGTGCGGCCATCAAAGGCCAGGCACTCTTTAGCCTGTATCCAAAATCAGAATTCGCACAAGACATAAGAAGGTTGGCACTCACAATTAATAGATGGCCTATACGCAACACCCCTACAGGTGACATTGAATTCTTTGTGGAGAGCCTCATCAGAAATACTTGA
- a CDS encoding AraC family transcriptional regulator, with protein sequence MFNISKSYVQLLDSALGYKNFNGGKFNILFLECDEYIDILLVYEWLASLTISSGDPDLGLKAYHNTHPAMLGILGYAVMSCATLGQALERVVTYHPLISNGSFLKVEFQKERFKLIGFEIGYKAPRAFIDSGAAVILGLMRWLVPHQDIKPLAAEFVYPEPAGLGSLKEVFGEDIKFSSESNSLFFAKEIYNYPLISASSKLDSIHTELLKVQLQKTVNGLMSAKVKKTVADELSTGCIPTLQSTAKLLKISSRTLQYSLQSEGLSFTAVFEETRKELAHHLLRNSIYNLKYICATLGFCERSSFHKASLRWFGMTPQSYREQIE encoded by the coding sequence ATGTTTAACATTAGCAAGTCATACGTGCAGTTGCTTGATAGTGCGTTGGGTTACAAAAACTTTAATGGCGGTAAGTTTAATATTTTGTTTTTAGAGTGTGATGAGTATATCGATATACTCCTGGTTTATGAGTGGCTTGCCAGCTTGACTATAAGCTCTGGCGATCCTGACCTCGGGTTAAAGGCTTATCACAATACACACCCCGCTATGCTGGGGATTTTAGGGTATGCCGTCATGTCGTGTGCAACGCTGGGTCAAGCATTGGAGCGAGTTGTTACCTACCATCCTCTGATCAGTAATGGCTCTTTTTTGAAGGTTGAGTTTCAAAAAGAACGCTTTAAGTTGATAGGGTTTGAGATCGGTTACAAAGCACCGCGAGCCTTTATTGACTCAGGTGCGGCCGTCATTCTGGGGCTCATGAGATGGCTGGTTCCTCATCAAGATATAAAACCTTTGGCCGCTGAGTTTGTATACCCAGAGCCCGCAGGATTAGGGTCCTTGAAGGAGGTTTTTGGTGAAGATATTAAGTTTTCTTCAGAGTCGAATAGTTTGTTTTTTGCAAAAGAAATTTATAACTATCCCTTGATTTCGGCTTCTTCTAAGCTCGATAGCATTCACACTGAGTTGCTTAAGGTTCAGTTGCAAAAAACAGTGAATGGTCTGATGTCTGCCAAGGTGAAAAAAACAGTCGCTGACGAGTTGTCGACAGGGTGTATTCCGACACTTCAATCCACGGCAAAACTGCTTAAGATCAGCTCAAGAACCTTGCAATATTCATTGCAAAGTGAAGGCCTGAGTTTTACAGCTGTTTTTGAGGAAACGCGTAAAGAACTGGCTCATCATTTGCTCAGAAACTCGATCTATAACTTGAAGTACATCTGCGCGACGTTAGGTTTTTGTGAGAGAAGCAGCTTTCATAAAGCCTCGCTGCGCTGGTTTGGTATGACGCCTCAAAGTTATCGTGAGCAAATAGAGTGA
- a CDS encoding NAD-dependent epimerase/dehydratase family protein: MRILIFGATGMVGQGVLREALGADDVSHVLSIGRSTNDASHPKLRTLMHTDLLDYTTIEEQLTGFDACFFCLGASAMGMDEARYTHINHDIALTAGRVLSRLNPQLTFTYVSGAGTGSQSAMWARVKRRTENDLLALPFKAAYMFRPGVIQPLHGARSKTPMYNAFYVLTSPLLSLARRLLPQYVLSTEEIGLAMLEVARHGALKKVLETADIRALVKQPL, encoded by the coding sequence ATGAGAATTTTGATCTTCGGCGCCACCGGCATGGTGGGCCAAGGCGTACTGCGCGAAGCGCTGGGCGCTGATGATGTGAGCCATGTTCTGAGTATTGGCCGCTCAACCAACGACGCCAGCCACCCCAAACTGCGCACACTGATGCATACCGACCTGCTCGACTACACAACCATTGAAGAACAACTGACGGGCTTTGACGCCTGTTTTTTCTGCCTCGGTGCGTCTGCGATGGGCATGGACGAAGCGAGGTATACACACATCAACCATGACATTGCGCTGACAGCAGGCCGCGTCCTGTCACGCCTTAATCCTCAATTGACGTTTACCTATGTCTCCGGGGCTGGCACGGGTAGCCAGTCCGCCATGTGGGCGCGGGTTAAACGGCGTACTGAAAACGATCTGCTGGCGTTGCCGTTCAAGGCGGCCTACATGTTTCGCCCGGGGGTGATCCAACCACTGCATGGAGCGCGTTCGAAGACGCCGATGTATAACGCGTTTTATGTGCTGACTTCGCCCTTGCTGTCTCTGGCGCGCAGGCTGCTGCCCCAGTACGTGCTGTCGACTGAAGAGATTGGCTTGGCGATGCTAGAAGTGGCTCGTCATGGCGCGCTAAAAAAAGTACTGGAGACCGCTGATATTAGGGCGCTGGTGAAACAGCCTCTGTAG
- a CDS encoding AraC family transcriptional regulator: MSDANRPITSRFNVPDALWQGLKQIGLEPSVVLRQARLPVTLCIRELRDRRQVSTEEFFRLWEAVRVLNPDPAAAILLVTQLDVATLPPSSFSAFIARDYRDGLHRLARFKQLCTPERLLVSEDDHTCTISIDWLHTPQLPPNLLIDAAFATFVELGRRGSRAHITPRKVELARPDDGSRALAEYFGCPVRYGAERNALLLDVADLDRPFSGHNPELLDMLNPALAAALAQATASASVSRQVKIALKRTLASGRPEIVEVARELGMSERTLQRRITEEGTSFRQLMLETRQEVVRHLLSEPSIEIDEIACLLGYEDTNSFYRAFRSWEGTTPARWRALQVQQPASPSTH, from the coding sequence ATGTCTGACGCAAACCGCCCCATTACCTCGCGTTTCAACGTGCCCGATGCCCTGTGGCAAGGCCTGAAACAGATTGGGCTTGAGCCCTCGGTGGTCTTGCGTCAGGCGCGTCTGCCCGTGACCCTGTGCATTCGCGAACTGCGTGATCGGCGCCAGGTGAGCACCGAAGAGTTCTTCCGCCTGTGGGAGGCCGTACGTGTGCTTAACCCGGATCCGGCGGCGGCTATTTTGCTGGTGACTCAACTCGATGTCGCCACGCTCCCGCCTTCCAGTTTTTCCGCCTTTATCGCCCGTGATTATCGTGATGGCCTGCACCGTCTTGCTCGCTTCAAACAACTGTGCACGCCCGAACGCTTGCTGGTCAGCGAAGACGACCACACCTGCACGATCTCGATTGACTGGCTGCACACCCCGCAACTGCCACCCAACCTGCTGATTGATGCGGCATTTGCCACGTTCGTTGAATTGGGGCGACGAGGTTCGCGCGCACACATCACGCCGCGCAAAGTCGAACTCGCGCGCCCCGACGATGGGAGTCGCGCACTGGCCGAGTATTTCGGCTGCCCCGTGCGCTATGGCGCCGAACGCAATGCGTTGCTGTTGGACGTGGCCGATCTGGACCGCCCTTTTTCGGGCCATAACCCTGAACTGCTGGACATGCTCAACCCGGCGCTGGCGGCTGCACTGGCGCAAGCCACGGCATCGGCCAGTGTCAGCCGTCAGGTCAAAATTGCCCTCAAACGCACCCTGGCTAGCGGCCGTCCAGAGATCGTCGAAGTGGCGCGCGAGCTGGGCATGAGCGAGCGCACGTTGCAGAGGCGCATTACCGAAGAAGGCACCAGTTTTCGGCAACTGATGCTAGAGACTCGGCAAGAGGTGGTGCGCCACCTGCTCAGCGAGCCCTCTATCGAAATCGACGAAATCGCCTGCCTGCTAGGCTACGAAGACACCAACTCGTTTTATCGGGCGTTTCGTTCATGGGAAGGCACGACCCCAGCACGCTGGCGGGCCTTGCAAGTGCAGCAACCCGCCTCGCCTTCAACCCATTAA
- a CDS encoding SDR family NAD(P)-dependent oxidoreductase, which yields MSKIWFITGSSRGLGRSITLAALRAGDRVVATARKPQQLDDLVAEFGDAIYPLALDVTLDDQVVQAVDAAVKHFGRLDVVVNNAGYGDLASIEDVTLEDFKAQIDTNFYGVVYVSKAVVPVLRAQGSGHIFQVSSLGGRIGMPGLGAYQSAKWAVGGFSTVLAQEVAPFGIKVTVLEPGGMQTDWSGPSMTIAPISEPYQQTVGALLELLNSPGILPTRPDRVAEIVLELALSDDAPLRLLIGSDAAQYAAKAASDLAESDKKWHDLSVSASN from the coding sequence ATGTCCAAGATCTGGTTTATCACTGGCAGTTCCCGTGGCCTCGGCCGCTCTATTACCCTGGCCGCCCTGCGCGCCGGAGACCGTGTGGTTGCCACCGCTCGCAAACCACAGCAACTGGATGATCTGGTGGCCGAGTTTGGCGATGCGATTTATCCACTGGCGCTGGACGTGACTCTCGACGACCAAGTCGTGCAGGCAGTTGATGCTGCGGTGAAGCATTTCGGTCGCCTCGATGTGGTGGTCAATAACGCGGGCTATGGTGATCTGGCCTCGATCGAAGATGTGACTCTGGAAGATTTCAAGGCGCAAATCGACACCAACTTCTATGGTGTGGTGTACGTGAGCAAAGCCGTGGTGCCAGTGCTTCGCGCTCAAGGCAGCGGTCATATTTTCCAGGTCTCGTCACTGGGTGGACGCATTGGCATGCCAGGATTAGGGGCATACCAGAGTGCTAAGTGGGCGGTAGGCGGTTTTTCAACCGTGCTGGCACAAGAAGTCGCGCCCTTTGGGATCAAGGTGACCGTGCTCGAACCGGGCGGCATGCAGACCGACTGGTCGGGGCCTTCGATGACCATCGCGCCTATCAGTGAGCCTTACCAGCAAACGGTCGGCGCGCTGCTTGAGTTGCTCAACTCGCCCGGCATCTTGCCGACCCGCCCTGATCGTGTCGCCGAGATTGTGCTGGAACTGGCCCTGAGTGATGACGCCCCTCTGCGCTTGCTGATCGGCAGCGACGCAGCGCAGTACGCTGCCAAGGCGGCGAGCGATTTGGCCGAGTCGGATAAAAAGTGGCACGACCTCAGCGTGTCAGCGTCCAACTGA
- the map gene encoding type I methionyl aminopeptidase, whose protein sequence is MRAHVVINTPAQIAQSKVAGKLAAEVLAMITPHVKAGVTTDQLDQICHDYIVNVQKAIPGNVGYHGFPKTVCTSVNEVVCHGIPSGRVLHDGDIVNIDIAVIKDGWYGDTSRMYYVGEPSPQARHLVKTTYEAMCAGIRKVRPGATLGDIGHAIQTVAEKEGFSVVREYCGHGIGKVYHDEPQVLHYGFPGQGMKLKTGMIFTIEPMLNAGKRHVKTLADQWTVVTKDLSLSAQWEHMVAVTDDGFEVLSPWPDTLEEFPAIT, encoded by the coding sequence ATGAGAGCCCATGTCGTTATCAACACCCCGGCGCAGATTGCCCAGTCCAAAGTAGCGGGCAAACTGGCGGCCGAAGTGCTGGCCATGATCACGCCGCACGTCAAGGCCGGGGTCACTACCGATCAGCTCGATCAGATCTGCCACGACTACATCGTCAACGTGCAAAAAGCCATTCCCGGCAACGTCGGTTATCACGGTTTTCCGAAGACCGTGTGCACCTCGGTCAATGAAGTGGTCTGCCATGGCATTCCGTCGGGCCGAGTGCTGCACGATGGCGACATCGTGAACATCGACATCGCCGTGATCAAGGATGGCTGGTACGGCGACACCAGTCGCATGTACTACGTGGGTGAACCCAGCCCACAAGCCCGGCACTTGGTCAAAACCACCTATGAGGCCATGTGCGCCGGCATCCGCAAGGTGCGCCCCGGCGCGACGCTGGGCGATATTGGTCATGCCATACAAACAGTGGCGGAGAAAGAAGGTTTCAGCGTGGTGCGCGAGTATTGCGGACACGGCATCGGCAAGGTCTATCACGACGAACCGCAAGTGCTGCACTACGGTTTTCCGGGCCAGGGCATGAAGCTGAAAACCGGCATGATTTTCACCATCGAGCCGATGCTCAACGCGGGCAAGCGCCACGTAAAAACCCTCGCCGATCAGTGGACCGTGGTCACCAAAGACCTGTCGCTGTCAGCCCAGTGGGAACACATGGTCGCCGTGACCGACGACGGTTTTGAGGTCCTGAGCCCTTGGCCAGACACGCTTGAAGAGTTCCCTGCGATCACCTGA
- a CDS encoding ParD-like family protein, translating into MGIVKISEHMHENLRVASNALSRSINAQAEHWMRIGMLTELHPNLNHNDICRLLVRAELAGDFDLTRLCQLEGTTAQANQ; encoded by the coding sequence ATGGGCATCGTAAAAATCTCGGAACATATGCACGAAAACCTGCGCGTCGCCAGCAACGCCCTGAGCCGCTCAATCAACGCTCAAGCCGAACACTGGATGCGCATCGGAATGCTGACCGAGTTGCACCCGAACCTGAACCATAACGACATCTGCCGTTTGTTGGTACGCGCCGAACTGGCCGGGGACTTTGACTTGACCCGGCTGTGTCAGCTTGAAGGCACGACTGCGCAGGCCAACCAATGA